From one Thermithiobacillus tepidarius DSM 3134 genomic stretch:
- the galK gene encoding galactokinase — protein sequence MKSFEEIFGIPPEARADAPGRVNLLGEHTDYNDGFVLPTAIPQRTHVQASRSPDNRHHFYAARLDELIGAAPDGPAPQGFASYVFGCIRLLQARGHPLGPVLLHIDSQVPMGAGLSSSAALEVATLRALRALFALSLDDVIIAQVAQQAEIEYAHVRCGIMDQMAASLADTEHMLFLDTRTLERRVLPLPDQAEIVVIDSGVPRTLAGSMYNQRRAECEEAARRLGVAALRDVGDPAQAERLPEPLRRRARHVISENRRVLEAAGGVSAARFGELMNASHASLRDDYEVSVVALDTLVALLQQDPATYGARLTGAGFGGACVALVKRGEGKGVAERILAQYNRQHGGRVLVPTA from the coding sequence ATGAAGTCTTTCGAGGAAATCTTCGGCATCCCGCCCGAGGCCCGGGCCGACGCCCCAGGCCGCGTCAACCTGCTGGGCGAGCACACCGACTACAACGACGGCTTCGTCCTGCCGACCGCCATCCCGCAGCGCACCCACGTGCAGGCGTCGCGCAGCCCGGACAACCGCCACCATTTTTACGCCGCCCGCCTGGACGAGCTCATCGGCGCGGCGCCGGACGGCCCCGCCCCCCAGGGCTTCGCCAGCTATGTCTTCGGCTGCATCCGCCTCCTGCAGGCGCGCGGCCACCCGCTCGGCCCGGTCCTGCTGCACATCGACTCGCAGGTGCCCATGGGCGCCGGCCTGTCCAGCAGCGCGGCCCTGGAAGTGGCCACCCTGCGCGCCCTGCGCGCGCTCTTCGCGCTCAGCCTGGACGATGTGATCATCGCCCAAGTCGCCCAGCAGGCCGAGATCGAATACGCCCACGTGCGCTGCGGCATCATGGACCAGATGGCCGCCAGCCTGGCCGACACCGAGCACATGCTGTTTCTCGACACCCGCACGCTGGAACGCCGGGTGCTGCCCCTGCCCGACCAGGCCGAGATCGTGGTCATCGACAGCGGCGTGCCGCGCACCCTGGCCGGCAGCATGTACAACCAGCGCCGCGCCGAATGCGAGGAGGCCGCGCGGCGCCTGGGGGTGGCCGCCCTGCGCGACGTCGGCGATCCAGCGCAGGCGGAACGGCTGCCCGAACCGCTGCGCCGCCGCGCCCGCCATGTCATCTCGGAGAACCGGCGCGTGCTCGAGGCCGCCGGCGGCGTGTCCGCCGCGCGCTTCGGCGAGCTCATGAACGCCTCCCACGCCAGCCTGCGCGACGATTACGAAGTCTCCGTCGTCGCCCTGGACACCCTGGTGGCGCTGCTGCAGCAGGACCCCGCCACCTACGGCGCCCGCCTGACCGGCGCCGGCTTCGGCGGCGCCTGCGTGGCGCTGGTGAAACGGGGGGAGGGAAAAGGCGTGGCGGAACGGATCCTGGCCCAATACAACCGGCAGCATGGCGGCCGCGTTCTGGTGCCGACGGCCTAG
- a CDS encoding DedA family protein has protein sequence MLDIILPQAARGVDLMHELLAALGVDNATLASLGAFLQRYGYWMLFVGVLMEGETILMLAGAMAHAGHLHLTGVILTGWAASTLAEQGLFLAGQRYGPRLLARHPRLSLHAPRAEAFIARYGDFAAVFFRFLYGVRTVSLLLLASHGYPRVRFAVINIPAALLWSAGIAGLGYAFSASLAFLLARMKHAEILLLMLLLASVLGWLGYRARKRG, from the coding sequence GTGCTCGACATCATCCTGCCGCAAGCGGCGCGCGGAGTAGACCTCATGCACGAGCTTTTGGCAGCCTTGGGCGTGGACAACGCCACCCTGGCCAGCCTCGGCGCTTTTCTCCAACGCTACGGCTACTGGATGCTCTTCGTCGGCGTGCTCATGGAAGGGGAAACCATTCTGATGCTGGCCGGGGCCATGGCCCACGCCGGGCACCTGCACCTGACCGGCGTGATTCTCACCGGCTGGGCTGCCAGCACCCTGGCGGAACAGGGCCTGTTCCTGGCCGGACAGCGCTACGGCCCGAGACTGCTGGCGCGCCACCCGCGCCTGTCTCTGCATGCGCCCCGGGCGGAGGCCTTCATCGCCCGTTACGGCGATTTCGCCGCCGTATTCTTTCGTTTCCTTTACGGCGTGCGCACGGTGTCCTTGTTGCTGCTGGCCAGCCACGGCTACCCCCGCGTGCGCTTCGCCGTCATCAACATCCCTGCCGCCCTGCTCTGGAGCGCCGGCATCGCGGGCCTGGGCTACGCCTTCAGCGCCAGCCTCGCCTTCCTGCTCGCGCGCATGAAGCATGCCGAAATCCTGCTGCTGATGCTGCTGCTCGCTTCCGTGCTGGGCTGGCTGGGATACCGGGCACGCAAGCGCGGTTAG